The following proteins are co-located in the Paenibacillus sp. JNUCC32 genome:
- a CDS encoding stalk domain-containing protein translates to MKTMKHTSPLAKTLAAAGLAGVLMISASGLPSAHVHAETKTAASTDQVKASTAAPQRITFKTLHSKEKWLETDIKIPVFQGLADTKYQDQLNDIIESHASKDIAKWEKEASEAAANAELNGYTMHPYQLTITYELTSDGTDDNLISLKVITEGMGMNNGDPRVDTYNFTNEAEAQRVTLEDLFGKNYKSIVDTAVKTAIAADQDHYFANEDGFQGIDAEQSFYVADGTAYIVFQKYSIAPGSTGTPEFAVKLPGTAPEEKPVSAVLKPGAYYKDNNGKMMVPAARVLRQLQFDVKWNGKSKTAEISKGAVWSAVTLNKDAYALGKMAPRSLGASPAMKDGHVYVPLAFLTDILQLQADQSQYGDITVTAAQ, encoded by the coding sequence ATGAAAACAATGAAGCATACAAGCCCACTGGCCAAAACACTCGCGGCTGCCGGATTAGCGGGCGTCCTGATGATTTCCGCTTCGGGTCTGCCATCCGCTCATGTCCATGCCGAAACCAAAACTGCAGCGAGCACCGATCAGGTGAAGGCTTCGACTGCTGCCCCGCAACGGATAACGTTCAAAACATTGCACTCCAAGGAAAAATGGCTCGAAACGGATATCAAGATTCCTGTATTCCAGGGTCTGGCTGATACCAAGTACCAAGATCAGCTAAATGACATCATCGAATCCCATGCTTCCAAGGATATCGCCAAATGGGAAAAGGAGGCCTCCGAGGCTGCGGCAAATGCGGAACTGAACGGCTATACCATGCACCCTTATCAGCTGACGATCACCTATGAGCTTACATCGGATGGCACGGACGACAACCTGATATCCCTTAAGGTCATCACGGAAGGCATGGGAATGAACAATGGCGATCCCCGCGTGGATACGTATAACTTCACGAACGAAGCCGAAGCCCAGCGCGTGACGCTGGAGGACCTGTTCGGGAAGAATTACAAATCGATCGTGGATACGGCGGTCAAAACCGCGATTGCCGCGGATCAGGACCATTACTTCGCGAACGAAGACGGATTTCAAGGCATAGACGCGGAGCAATCCTTCTATGTCGCGGACGGAACAGCCTACATCGTATTCCAAAAATACAGCATCGCCCCAGGATCCACGGGAACGCCGGAGTTTGCCGTGAAGCTGCCGGGTACAGCACCCGAAGAAAAGCCCGTTTCCGCCGTCTTGAAGCCAGGCGCTTACTACAAGGATAACAACGGCAAGATGATGGTTCCCGCGGCCCGCGTGCTGCGTCAGCTCCAATTCGACGTCAAGTGGAACGGCAAGAGCAAAACCGCGGAAATCTCCAAAGGCGCCGTCTGGAGCGCGGTGACGCTGAACAAGGATGCGTACGCTTTGGGTAAAATGGCTCCGCGCTCACTAGGCGCGTCTCCTGCAATGAAAGACGGCCACGTCTATGTTCCGCTCGCTTTCCTCACGGACATTCTGCAGCTGCAGGCAGACCAAAGCCAATATGGCGACATTACGGTGACGGCAGCACAATAG